Below is a genomic region from Granulibacter bethesdensis CGDNIH1.
CGTGATCCGGCAAAACCAATGACCCGCCAGGGTTTTGCACTCATGCTGAAACGGGTCGCGTTGCAGGCGGGTCTCGATCCTGCCCGGGTGTCTCCCCATGTGCTGCGGCATTGCTTCGCATCGCATCTGCTGGCGCGGGGCGCTGATCTGCGCAGCCTGCAAATGCTGCTGGGGCATGTCGATATCGCCACCACGCAGATCTATACTCATGTGCTGTCGGAGCGGCTGCGTGCGCTGTTGGACACCTGCCACCCGCTATCCATCACGGCAGAGGATTGAGTTCTGCCGCGGGGCGTCATGTGCATCAGATGGGTAGCGCGCTGCCCGTATGGCTGCTAAAGCCCCTGCTATGACCCGGCATTTCCTTGAATTCGAAAAACCCATCGCGGAGCTCGAGGGCAAGATCGAAGAGCTTCGCCGCATGTCGGAGCCTGACGGCATCAATATTGCCGATGAGGTTTCCCGGCTGACCGACAAGGCTGACAAGCTGCTGCGCACAACGTACGCGAAGCTGACGCCCTGGCAGAAGGTGCAGGTAGCCCGACACCCGGAGCGGCCGAAGGCAAAGGATTACATCACCACGCTGATCAGCGATTATACGGAGCTGTCAGGCGACCGGGCCTTTGCCGATGATGCTGCCATTATCGGTGGTCTGGGCCGTTTTCAGGGCCATCCCGTCATGGTGCTGGGAACGGAGAAAGGCACCGATCTGGAAACCCGGATCAAACATAATTTCGGCTCCCCCCGGCCGGAAGGTTATCGCAAGGCGCGGCGTCTGGTGGAGCTGGCCGGTCGTTTCAGGCTGCCTGTGCTGACATTCGTGGATACGGCGGGTGCCTATCCCGGTGTGGATGCCGAGGCCCGTGGTCAGGCGGAAGCCATCGCACGTTCTGTCGAAGCCCTGCTGGACAGTCCTTCCCCCGTGATTGCGACGGTGATTGGTGAAGGTGGTTCCGGTGGCGCGATTGCGCTGGCCTCGGCGGATCGGGTGCTGATGCTGGAACACGCCTGGTATTCGGTGATTTCACCGGAAGCCTGCGGTTCGATCCTGTGGCGTGATGCGGCTCAGGCTTCTCTCGCGGCGGAGACCATGAAAATCACCGCCGATGATCTGCTGAAATTCGGGCTGATCGATCAGGTCGTGCATGAGCCACTGGGCGGTGCGCATCGTGCACCGGACAAGGCCATTGCCCTGACCGGGGAGGCGATTGCTGCTCAGTTGCAGCCTTTGCTGGGGCTTGAAGCGGCGGCGTTGAAGGCAAAGCGGCGCGAAAAGTTTCTGCGGATGGGGCGCGATACAGTCACGCACTGATCCGATCGCGCTTCCATTGTTATCTGATGCGCCCGGTCAGAATGCTCTGGCCGGGCGTATCTGTTTCAGAAGGTGATCTTTAGGCCGCCATAGCCACCGATCGGTGCGGCCGGGCTGTAGGCACGGGGATTGGTCGCGTTGGGCGCCTGTGACAGATAGACAGATGAGGTGGGTGAGAACGTGCCGTAAGTGTAATATTTCTGATTGGTCACGTTCATGATCACGCCGAACAGCTGGACATGCGGCGTAATCTGATAGGATGTGTTCAGATTGACGACGAAGAACGCAGGCAGCTTCGCATTGGTATTGGCGGGGTCTCCGAACAGATAGGTTCCACTCTGACCAATACCCACCGCACCGACGATCCATTTCGATGTCACGTTGTATGTAACGCCTACCTTGACGGTATTCTGCGGCACGCCGGGCATCCGGTTGCCGGGATTGACGGTAATATTGCCATTCGCATCCGTCACGGGATTGCTGCCGCCATCCTCGATGAAGGTGCTCTGATAGGTCGCATCCACATAGGAGTAGTTGAGGTAGGCCATCAGGCGCTTGGTGGTGTAGTCAACATGGAAATCGACACCTTGACGCCGCGTCTGCCCGACATTCTGGAAAAAGCCTCGATCCAGTGTCACGCTGTTGACGAACGCAATGTCGTCATCGACGTTGGTGTGGAATAGACCGAGCTTATAGCCCAGCTTTGCATCGGCCGTCAGATGCGTGCTGCCGCGCAGACCGGATTCCCAGGTATGGGCAACGACCTGCTTGAGGTCCGGATCACCGGTAAAGAAGTTCGCCAGACTGCAGGATTGCGCCGGATTGACGCAGGAAAGCTCTGCCTGTGTCGGTGCCCGGTTCGCTTCCGCATAGCTGCCGTAGAAGGTCAGCCATGGCATGATCTTGTAGGTCAGGCCAGCTGAGGGATTGAAGCGATTATAGACATGATTACCCGTCACATCGCCGCCGCCAATCTGGTTGATGTCGATCTGGGCGGAGTTGAAGCGCCCTGCGACGGTCAATGACAGACGATCCGTCACGTCGAACGTATCGGTCACGAACAGGCCGAAGAAATTGTTGGTCAGACCGACGCGGACCGGAACATTCTGACCCGGTTCATCCAGCAGGACACCCGGTCCGATAAAGTCGCGTGAGACGGGCGTGATGCCACCAATATAGGAGGAGCCTCCGAACATGGTGGTGGCACCGTCATAGCTGCCACCGGCGACGAAGTGATTCTGATGGCCGAACAGATCGTCCGTATTGGTGACCTGGGCGGAGGTGCCATAGCTGTTGGTGTTGGTCGTCTGCGCATCCAGCTCGGAATAGGAATAAGGATTATTGCCGAGATAGGCTGCGATCGGTGAGCCGCCTCGGGTCGTGCTGGGCAAACCGGTATCGGAATTGCACATCAGCCCGGAGCCATCATTGCAGGGAAAGTCATTGGCTGAATTGCCGTTCATCACTCTCTGTTGGAAATAGGAGTAATAGGCGTTGCTCTGAAGCGATGTGTTGCGACCAACGTCTACGTTACCGTTCACTGTCGCGAGGATGTAGCGGTTGGATATCTGGTTGGGCGCCGTGAACTGCGCTGCTGGATCGGCTTGCAAAAGCTGGACAGGCGAGGTACCGGGACCATTCAGGACCGAATTGGCCATAGTCAGGTTGAAGTGCACTTCGGCACGGTCATTACGGATGCCGACATCACCGTAGAAATTCTGGATATCGGTTGATTGCTGGTCACGCCAGCCATCCTGATGCAGCACACTGCCGGCAAGATAAGTGGAAACGTTGCCGATACGCTTGCCGTATTGCAGATTGGCTCCCATCCGCCCGAACGATCCGCCATACAGATCGATTTCTCCGCCCTGATAGGTAAAGCCATTTTTCATCTTGACGCTCAGGGCGCCGCCGATGGCATTCAGGCCAAACGCCGGGTTCGAGCCCTCCAGGTTCAGTGTGTCGATCGCCAGGTTGGGGATCAGATCCCAATTAACGGTATCGCCAAAAGCCTGATTGAACCGTACGCCATTGAGATAAACGGCCAGACCTTGCTCCGTTCCTTGTAGAGGGGACGCCGTAAAACCATGATATAACAGGGCAGGTTGCTGTGGATTTCCTGAAGAATCGACCAGATTGACGCCTGCAACCTGCTGATTCAGTGCTCGGAGCATGTTTGGTGCCCCGCGTAAGGCGATGTCTTTTGAATCCAGCACCGTTGAGTCGGCCGGTACTTTGTTTTTGTCGATTCCGGATCCCAGCAAGGGGGTGCTGCCGATGACGTCCAGTTCCGGAAGAGCAACGGTGCTTGTGTCTGTCGTATCCTGTAAACCGGATGACGCAGGCCGCACAGTCTTTGGTGATGCTGACTGAGCAAAGCCAAGGTGCGGAGCAAGGCAGACAAAAACCGCAGCATAGCCTGAAAGATTTTTTGATATTTTCATGGACCCTTCCCTTCTTTTTTTCGTTTTTTGGAAGACATCCGGGTGGGGTCAATTGCGTAAAATGCTGCTTCGATTGCATAAAATGATGGATATCATTTTGGAATCGATAAGTAATTCAATTGCCACATTTTTTGCCGATGGTTGTGCGGCAGGAATAATTTTAAATAATGCTTTAAGAAGGCTTTATGAGAACAGAGGGGTGCCTTGTTGCATGGTCATTGATTGCTGGTCAGCATCCCGCCAGACATAAGTTGGTCGATTATCATGCTGGCTGCTAAGCAATCAGGCGTTTCCGCCAAACCGGCAGTTTCCGGGTGTAGGCAGCCGCTTTTATAAAAACGCAGATTATATTTTATAATTA
It encodes:
- a CDS encoding acetyl-CoA carboxylase carboxyltransferase subunit alpha → MAAKAPAMTRHFLEFEKPIAELEGKIEELRRMSEPDGINIADEVSRLTDKADKLLRTTYAKLTPWQKVQVARHPERPKAKDYITTLISDYTELSGDRAFADDAAIIGGLGRFQGHPVMVLGTEKGTDLETRIKHNFGSPRPEGYRKARRLVELAGRFRLPVLTFVDTAGAYPGVDAEARGQAEAIARSVEALLDSPSPVIATVIGEGGSGGAIALASADRVLMLEHAWYSVISPEACGSILWRDAAQASLAAETMKITADDLLKFGLIDQVVHEPLGGAHRAPDKAIALTGEAIAAQLQPLLGLEAAALKAKRREKFLRMGRDTVTH
- a CDS encoding TonB-dependent receptor family protein; translated protein: MKISKNLSGYAAVFVCLAPHLGFAQSASPKTVRPASSGLQDTTDTSTVALPELDVIGSTPLLGSGIDKNKVPADSTVLDSKDIALRGAPNMLRALNQQVAGVNLVDSSGNPQQPALLYHGFTASPLQGTEQGLAVYLNGVRFNQAFGDTVNWDLIPNLAIDTLNLEGSNPAFGLNAIGGALSVKMKNGFTYQGGEIDLYGGSFGRMGANLQYGKRIGNVSTYLAGSVLHQDGWRDQQSTDIQNFYGDVGIRNDRAEVHFNLTMANSVLNGPGTSPVQLLQADPAAQFTAPNQISNRYILATVNGNVDVGRNTSLQSNAYYSYFQQRVMNGNSANDFPCNDGSGLMCNSDTGLPSTTRGGSPIAAYLGNNPYSYSELDAQTTNTNSYGTSAQVTNTDDLFGHQNHFVAGGSYDGATTMFGGSSYIGGITPVSRDFIGPGVLLDEPGQNVPVRVGLTNNFFGLFVTDTFDVTDRLSLTVAGRFNSAQIDINQIGGGDVTGNHVYNRFNPSAGLTYKIMPWLTFYGSYAEANRAPTQAELSCVNPAQSCSLANFFTGDPDLKQVVAHTWESGLRGSTHLTADAKLGYKLGLFHTNVDDDIAFVNSVTLDRGFFQNVGQTRRQGVDFHVDYTTKRLMAYLNYSYVDATYQSTFIEDGGSNPVTDANGNITVNPGNRMPGVPQNTVKVGVTYNVTSKWIVGAVGIGQSGTYLFGDPANTNAKLPAFFVVNLNTSYQITPHVQLFGVIMNVTNQKYYTYGTFSPTSSVYLSQAPNATNPRAYSPAAPIGGYGGLKITF